Proteins from a genomic interval of Cucumis melo cultivar AY chromosome 7, USDA_Cmelo_AY_1.0, whole genome shotgun sequence:
- the LOC103493087 gene encoding probable WRKY transcription factor 41 — protein sequence MESGWSWDQKSLIGELIQGMELTKQLRTELSSASGEESRGSLVQGILSSYEKALLILKWNGPTNQLQMVEATPGLPGSPISVNGSPSSDDSGRVLKDPQDSRKESKKRKTQPRWTEQVKVNSETGFEGPHEDGYSWRKYGQKDILGATYPRSYYRCTFRNTQNCWAVKQVQRSDEDPSVFEITYRGKHTCSQGNYLAQTCHSPDKQEQKETDRDPHELQPLQENLFGNQTIQNIEKLENKASTFCFGSSSTSVGCKDIVNAGFSNLAIDTHSALGSFTRSFTSPTSPDKNYFTPSPCQRSNVGGTHSVQNLDPDVHEIFSANTSATNSPILDWDFPFDSEQINPNFPFNSQGFFY from the exons ATGGAAAGTGGGTGGAGCTGGGATCAAAAGTCACTCATTGGTGAGCTAATTCAGGGGATGGAGCTTACCAAGCAATTGAGAACAGAGTTGAGTTCAGCATCTGGAGAAGAAAGCAGAGGATCATTAGTACAAGGAATTTTATCTTCATATGAGAAAGCTCTTTTGATACTGAAATGGAACGGACCAACGAATCAGCTTCAGATGGTTGAAGCGACCCCTGGTTTGCCAGGCTCTCCAATTTCGGTTAATGGAAGTCCTTCTAGTGATGACTCTGGTAGAGTTCTCAAGGACCCTCAGGACTCCAGAAAAGAATCAAAGAAGAG AAAGACACAGCCCAGATGGACAGAACAAGTGAAAGTGAACTCTGAGACGGGATTCGAAGGACCCCACGAGGATGGTTATAGCTGGAGAAAGTATGGCCAAAAGGACATACTTGGTGCAACATATCCCAG AAGCTACTATCGATGCACTTTTCGCAATACTCAGAATTGTTGGGCAGTAAAGCAAGTGCAGAGATCAGATGAAGACCCTTCAGTATTTGAGATTACATACCGAGGAAAGCACACATGTTCCCAAGGGAACTATTTAGCCCAAACATGTCATTCACCAGATAAGCAAGAACAGAAGGAAACTGACCGCGATCCTCATGAGCTGCAGCCTTTGCAGGAAAACCTATTCGGTAATCAAACCATTCAGAACATCGAAAAGCTTGAAAATAAGGCATCTACCTTCTGCTTTGGCTCAAGCTCAACTTCTGTTGGATGTAAGGACATTGTAAATGCTGGCTTTTCAAATTTAGCCATCGACACTCACTCTGCTTTGGGAAGCTTTACTCGGTCATTTACCTCTCCAACCTCACCCGACAAAAACTACTTCACTCCATCCCCATGCCAAAGGAGCAACGTAGGAGGGACTCATAGTGTGCAAAATCTAGATCCTGATGTCCATGAGATTTTCTCAGCCAATACTTCAGCTACCAATTCCCCTATCCTGGATTGGGATTTTCCATTTGATTCAGAGCAGATCAATCCAAATTTCCCATTTAATTCCCAAGGTTTTTTCTACTAA